The proteins below come from a single Methanothrix thermoacetophila PT genomic window:
- a CDS encoding nitrite/sulfite reductase domain-containing protein translates to MSKDILEKGAIVQRDKETYAIAPHIPGGIIDPATLRRIADVAEKYNAKVLKLTSAQRIAIVGIRPEDIDNAWKDLGMSPGHAIGMCVRSVKICPGTTFCKRGQQDSVGVGLKLDERYHGYQLPWKFKMGVSGCVNSCAEPWIKDVGLIGTSKGWRVVVGGCAGAKPRIAQVLAENLNDEEAIDLVDRIINYYKAHARKQRLGEFIEEIGFEKFKAEVLGS, encoded by the coding sequence TTGTCCAAGGACATATTGGAGAAGGGCGCAATTGTGCAGCGCGACAAGGAGACATACGCTATAGCTCCACACATACCCGGAGGTATAATCGACCCGGCCACGCTGAGAAGAATCGCAGATGTTGCTGAGAAGTACAACGCAAAGGTGCTGAAGCTCACATCCGCTCAGAGGATTGCAATAGTAGGCATCAGGCCTGAGGATATAGACAACGCGTGGAAGGATCTCGGCATGAGCCCGGGCCATGCGATAGGGATGTGCGTGCGAAGCGTCAAGATTTGCCCGGGAACAACGTTCTGCAAGAGAGGCCAGCAGGACTCAGTCGGAGTCGGATTGAAGCTCGACGAGAGGTATCATGGTTACCAGCTCCCCTGGAAGTTCAAGATGGGTGTTTCTGGCTGTGTGAACTCCTGCGCCGAGCCATGGATCAAGGATGTCGGGCTTATAGGCACATCGAAGGGCTGGCGTGTCGTCGTTGGAGGGTGCGCCGGCGCAAAGCCGCGGATCGCGCAGGTTCTGGCTGAGAACCTGAATGATGAGGAGGCGATCGATCTCGTCGACAGGATAATCAACTACTACAAGGCGCATGCGAGGAAGCAGCGTCTGGG
- the lysA gene encoding diaminopimelate decarboxylase, whose amino-acid sequence MFGGKDHIQVVNGHLHISGADTVEIARRFGTPVYVTSEDRLRENIRRYHRAFPDADKYFAVKANGNISIIRILAQEGAGADVFSAGELYLARLAGVPRERILFNGNSKRDEELRMAVTSGVRVSIDSEEELESLSRIASEESKNVEILFRVNPDISVNTHPKIATGLKSSKFGIPAQSVRSICEKAMHMDGIKPIGLHCHIGSQILDVSSFSEAAARMMDLVGEIVDIGGDMELLDLGGGLGIQYDPAAPPAPSPEDLANAVLPVIERRSEELGVRLKLILEPGRSIVADTTILLTGVNVVKRAHVTFVGVDAGFNVLARPMLYDAYHYIVVANRADAEISERYTVVGPICESGDVLARNRALPVVKKGDILAFLDAGAYGFSMSSQYNGQPRPAEVLVRDGEVELIRKAEDISALLACQIIPPRLM is encoded by the coding sequence ATGTTCGGTGGCAAGGATCACATACAGGTCGTCAACGGTCACCTCCACATTTCAGGTGCCGACACAGTCGAGATAGCGAGGCGGTTTGGCACCCCTGTTTACGTCACATCAGAGGATCGGTTGAGGGAGAACATTCGGAGGTATCACAGAGCTTTTCCAGATGCTGATAAGTACTTCGCCGTGAAGGCGAATGGCAACATCTCGATAATAAGAATTCTCGCGCAGGAGGGTGCAGGGGCTGATGTCTTCTCCGCGGGAGAGCTTTACCTGGCCAGGCTTGCGGGTGTTCCCAGGGAGAGGATACTCTTCAATGGTAACTCCAAGAGGGATGAGGAGCTGAGGATGGCTGTGACCTCAGGAGTTCGGGTCTCCATCGATTCTGAGGAAGAGCTGGAGAGCCTGAGCAGGATTGCATCCGAGGAGAGTAAGAATGTGGAGATCCTCTTCAGGGTCAACCCTGACATCTCGGTGAATACACATCCCAAGATAGCAACTGGCCTGAAGAGCTCGAAGTTCGGCATACCCGCGCAGTCTGTGAGGAGCATCTGCGAAAAGGCGATGCATATGGATGGCATTAAACCGATCGGTCTCCACTGCCACATAGGATCCCAGATACTCGATGTCTCGTCGTTTTCAGAGGCCGCCGCCAGGATGATGGATCTGGTAGGGGAGATAGTCGATATCGGGGGTGATATGGAACTCCTGGATCTCGGTGGTGGCCTTGGGATACAGTACGATCCTGCAGCGCCTCCAGCGCCGTCTCCAGAGGATCTCGCGAATGCAGTGCTGCCTGTGATTGAGAGGAGATCTGAAGAGCTTGGCGTCAGGCTGAAACTGATTCTGGAGCCGGGAAGGAGCATCGTCGCGGATACCACCATTTTGCTCACAGGGGTGAATGTTGTCAAAAGGGCCCACGTCACGTTTGTGGGTGTTGATGCCGGATTCAATGTGCTTGCACGGCCGATGCTCTACGATGCCTACCATTACATCGTTGTGGCGAACAGGGCAGATGCTGAGATCTCTGAGAGATACACGGTCGTGGGGCCGATATGCGAGAGCGGAGATGTCCTCGCGCGCAATAGGGCGCTTCCTGTGGTGAAGAAGGGTGATATTCTAGCATTTCTCGATGCAGGAGCATATGGATTTTCGATGTCATCTCAGTACAACGGCCAGCCTAGGCCCGCGGAGGTTCTGGTTCGCGATGGAGAGGTGGAGCTCATAAGAAAGGCGGAGGATATCAGCGCACTTCTGGCATGCCAGATCATACCACCGAGGCTGATGTGA
- a CDS encoding HEAT repeat domain-containing protein, translated as MMLRSENYFESQKAAWELVGMGESAVPGLIKALDDPTPHVRYRAAWALGKIGDTRAVGALSRCLLGDDDRAVREWSAAALEAIGDPSAVPALVQAIRSDSAKDVRLRAAAALRGMRAEAALIDLLNDTDPMVRSMAITALARLKSREALPAATALLRDEDPEVRRRTAGFMGELAIDDIADLLAPLLGDEYLDVRVEAVKALGRIRTDRACDLVVSALGDENPEIRLCAVTTLGEMANPKALTPLIGVMLGEDLEEIRAWAAWSLGEINDPRAIEPLKRACSSDQCPEIVREKARASLREVYGLDL; from the coding sequence ATGATGCTCAGGAGCGAGAATTACTTCGAGAGTCAGAAGGCCGCATGGGAGCTTGTGGGTATGGGAGAGAGCGCAGTTCCCGGACTTATCAAAGCGCTGGATGATCCCACACCCCATGTCCGCTACAGAGCCGCATGGGCTCTCGGCAAGATTGGTGATACAAGGGCGGTTGGGGCTCTATCGAGATGTCTGCTCGGCGATGATGATCGAGCGGTGAGAGAGTGGTCTGCAGCCGCACTCGAGGCGATTGGGGATCCATCTGCTGTCCCTGCTCTCGTCCAGGCCATCAGATCTGACTCAGCGAAAGATGTTCGCCTCAGAGCTGCTGCCGCACTGCGAGGTATGCGTGCAGAGGCCGCGCTGATAGATCTGCTGAATGACACTGACCCCATGGTGAGGAGCATGGCGATCACTGCGCTCGCCAGGCTGAAATCCAGGGAGGCTCTCCCCGCAGCCACAGCTCTCCTGCGCGATGAGGACCCGGAGGTCAGACGGAGGACAGCTGGCTTCATGGGAGAGCTCGCGATAGATGACATAGCAGATCTCCTCGCCCCACTTCTCGGCGACGAGTATCTGGACGTGCGGGTTGAGGCTGTGAAGGCTCTCGGACGCATACGCACAGATCGTGCATGCGATCTTGTTGTGTCTGCCCTCGGTGACGAAAACCCCGAGATACGGCTCTGCGCCGTGACAACGCTGGGCGAGATGGCCAATCCGAAAGCTCTAACCCCGCTTATAGGTGTCATGCTCGGAGAAGATCTGGAGGAGATCAGAGCCTGGGCTGCCTGGTCTCTCGGAGAGATAAATGATCCGAGGGCCATAGAGCCGCTCAAGAGAGCATGCAGCTCAGACCAGTGCCCAGAGATCGTCAGGGAGAAGGCCAGAGCATCACTGAGAGAGGTCTATGGCCTGGATCTCTGA
- the mscL gene encoding large-conductance mechanosensitive channel protein MscL — protein MGFIDEFKEFAVKGNAVDMAVGIIIGVAFGAIVNSLVRDIIMPPLGLILGRVNFTDLFIALDGKVYPSLAAAQAAGAPTINYGLFINTIINFIIVALAIFIVIRRINAMKKAPAPPEPNTKECPYCRESIPLAAVRCPYCTSDLKA, from the coding sequence GTGGGGTTTATTGATGAGTTCAAGGAGTTCGCGGTGAAGGGCAACGCCGTGGACATGGCAGTGGGCATAATAATCGGAGTGGCCTTCGGGGCGATCGTCAACTCGCTTGTCAGGGACATAATAATGCCGCCGCTGGGTCTCATCCTGGGAAGAGTGAACTTCACGGATCTGTTCATAGCACTGGACGGAAAGGTATATCCGTCGCTTGCGGCTGCCCAGGCGGCTGGGGCTCCGACGATAAACTACGGACTGTTCATAAACACCATAATAAACTTTATAATAGTGGCGCTGGCCATATTCATCGTCATAAGACGCATCAATGCCATGAAGAAAGCACCAGCACCGCCTGAGCCGAACACGAAGGAATGCCCGTACTGCAGGGAGAGCATACCTCTGGCTGCGGTAAGATGTCCCTACTGCACATCCGATCTCAAGGCGTGA
- a CDS encoding alkaline phosphatase family protein gives MKTISNQNIMRTVSQIDIAPSIAKVLGFHLPHPDGRPIEEIGRWRCQRAILIIVDSLGYELYRSFLPHLRHMREIAASGFLFRALHVADHTSPAIASILSGLTPEHHGIYDTESAKRSPILSIPEMASSAGLRSAVIMEKGGAEVYDGLIEYIGAVPRTLPPDEFDHHICRLTLEALSTDPNLVVSYFIGLDKAAHNGLHLDGFVRAAVSIDAQVGKIFNRAGPETMMVIVGDHPVHAGHMKNDDDKNVALIIGKIA, from the coding sequence GTGAAGACAATCTCAAACCAGAACATCATGAGAACTGTAAGCCAGATAGACATCGCGCCGAGCATAGCGAAGGTGCTTGGATTTCATCTCCCACATCCTGATGGCAGGCCGATAGAGGAGATAGGGCGGTGGAGATGTCAGAGGGCGATTCTGATAATAGTCGATAGTCTTGGGTATGAGCTTTACAGATCATTTCTGCCGCACCTGAGGCACATGAGGGAGATCGCTGCATCAGGATTCCTGTTCAGAGCTCTACATGTTGCAGATCACACATCTCCTGCCATAGCATCGATACTCAGCGGGCTCACACCAGAGCATCACGGCATATACGATACAGAGAGCGCCAAGAGATCGCCGATTCTGAGCATACCTGAGATGGCGAGCTCAGCCGGTCTCAGATCCGCGGTAATAATGGAGAAGGGTGGCGCAGAGGTCTACGACGGGTTGATAGAGTACATAGGCGCTGTCCCGAGAACACTCCCTCCAGATGAGTTCGATCACCACATCTGCAGGCTCACCCTCGAGGCGCTCTCCACAGACCCGAATCTTGTTGTGTCATACTTCATAGGTCTGGACAAGGCAGCGCACAACGGTCTGCATCTCGACGGATTCGTTCGAGCTGCCGTCTCCATAGATGCTCAAGTGGGGAAGATATTCAACAGAGCAGGCCCGGAGACGATGATGGTAATCGTCGGGGATCATCCCGTTCATGCAGGGCACATGAAGAATGATGACGACAAGAATGTGGCTCTGATAATCGGAAAGATCGCATGA
- a CDS encoding YkgJ family cysteine cluster protein yields MTTPREIAIKLMEATSMLGDPRAEDPLVPTLSEADYYRIACHMLFVCKRCGTCCTTGDPIKLREDDVRRIARHLRITPSRAMKRYAARRVSETGKSFLAMKHTRPCRFYDQSTKGCRIYEARPWSCRIFPFLGIYGSEDAVKVHTSCPGSIEAVKTLTEALIELKESGYMGTDDPDAVRRARRWFDDALLRLSP; encoded by the coding sequence ATGACAACTCCGAGGGAGATAGCAATAAAGCTGATGGAGGCGACATCGATGCTTGGCGATCCGAGGGCAGAGGATCCTCTCGTTCCAACGCTGTCTGAGGCAGACTACTACCGGATCGCGTGCCACATGCTATTCGTCTGCAAACGCTGCGGCACCTGCTGCACAACTGGAGATCCGATTAAGCTGAGGGAGGATGACGTCAGGAGGATCGCCAGGCATCTCAGGATAACGCCAAGCAGGGCCATGAAGCGGTATGCTGCCCGCAGGGTCTCAGAAACCGGGAAGAGTTTTCTTGCGATGAAGCACACCAGGCCGTGCAGGTTCTACGATCAATCTACAAAAGGCTGCAGGATCTACGAGGCCAGGCCATGGTCGTGCCGGATATTTCCGTTCCTGGGGATTTACGGATCTGAGGATGCTGTGAAGGTACACACCAGCTGCCCTGGCTCGATCGAGGCTGTGAAAACTCTTACTGAGGCACTAATAGAGTTGAAGGAAAGCGGTTACATGGGCACAGATGATCCAGATGCTGTGAGAAGGGCGAGGAGATGGTTCGACGACGCCCTCCTGAGACTCTCGCCGTAA
- a CDS encoding phosphoribosyltransferase, whose translation MIEEQFDCQVVSWEEAYGLERELASRIKSSGYRPDLVVAIGRGGFVPARVVCDRLLHTQLTSIRIERWGVAANKLERATIRFPLSVSISNMSVLVVDDVTDTGDTLSAALDYLWSLGPAEVKTGVLHHKVSSKVEPDYCSEIVHRWRWIVYPWAFHEEMLGFVERVLSDNPLGMEEIRNRLKRFYGIDISEPDLSDVLEDAILTGKAEMTGEGYVRAGQV comes from the coding sequence ATGATCGAAGAGCAGTTTGATTGCCAGGTTGTATCATGGGAGGAGGCTTACGGGCTGGAGCGGGAGCTTGCATCTCGTATAAAATCCTCCGGATACCGTCCGGATCTTGTGGTCGCAATAGGTCGGGGCGGGTTTGTTCCCGCGAGGGTGGTCTGCGACCGCCTTCTGCACACGCAGCTCACGAGCATAAGGATCGAGAGATGGGGGGTTGCGGCTAACAAGCTCGAGAGGGCCACGATACGTTTTCCACTATCTGTGAGCATCTCAAACATGAGTGTTCTTGTCGTGGATGACGTGACCGACACAGGGGATACGCTCAGCGCCGCGCTGGATTATCTCTGGAGCCTGGGGCCTGCTGAAGTCAAAACAGGCGTGCTGCATCACAAGGTTTCCAGCAAGGTGGAGCCCGATTACTGCTCTGAGATCGTTCACAGATGGAGGTGGATAGTCTATCCATGGGCCTTCCATGAGGAGATGCTAGGCTTTGTCGAGCGTGTTCTCTCCGACAATCCTCTGGGAATGGAGGAGATACGCAATCGTCTTAAGAGATTTTACGGAATAGACATAAGCGAGCCCGACCTCTCTGATGTGCTGGAAGACGCCATCCTCACAGGGAAGGCTGAAATGACCGGTGAGGGGTACGTGAGGGCAGGGCAGGTCTGA
- the larA gene encoding nickel-dependent lactate racemase, giving the protein MLLGYGNSSVRIKLQDGWEVLRPNELPPAHDGEIERALDSPIGAGLEDLSGRSAAVIVSDITRPSPSHRILPPLVRRLKGVGVKDLRVVFALGTHRRMTEDEVRHLLRGCVRLPHFQHDASRCVHLGETSKGTPVEIFDLVESSDLIIGTGNIEYHYYAGYSGGAKALLPGVSSERSIHHNHMMMREPRARSGFLDSPVRQDMEEAAGIAGLDLILNVVLNSRKEIVSAVAGDYIKAHRAGASVVDRMYLREVKPAEIVITCAGGRPKDINLYQAVKALENAKGAAAPGGTIILLAECAEGLGNRVFERWARECSTPEECVERFAREYEFGGHKAAYIAELALRNNLVLVSSIPRDVAEMCFFTPVRTIEEALELAWSAHGRDARTVLIPHGDLTLTRTG; this is encoded by the coding sequence ATGCTTCTCGGCTATGGAAATTCATCTGTGCGGATCAAGCTGCAGGATGGCTGGGAGGTTCTCAGGCCGAACGAGCTGCCACCAGCGCATGATGGCGAGATAGAGAGAGCTCTGGACTCGCCCATTGGCGCCGGCCTGGAGGATCTCTCTGGCAGGAGTGCAGCGGTGATCGTGAGCGACATCACCCGACCATCTCCTAGCCACAGGATACTTCCGCCCCTCGTGCGCAGGCTTAAGGGTGTAGGAGTGAAGGACCTGAGGGTCGTTTTTGCCCTTGGAACACATCGGCGCATGACCGAGGATGAGGTCAGGCATCTTCTGCGCGGATGTGTGAGACTTCCGCATTTCCAGCATGATGCATCGAGATGCGTGCATCTTGGTGAAACCAGCAAAGGCACACCGGTCGAGATCTTCGATCTGGTGGAGTCTTCAGATCTGATAATAGGCACAGGCAACATAGAGTACCACTACTACGCCGGATACAGCGGCGGCGCAAAGGCTCTTCTTCCCGGGGTGTCATCGGAGCGCTCGATACATCACAACCACATGATGATGAGAGAGCCGAGGGCGCGCTCTGGATTTCTCGACAGCCCTGTGAGGCAGGACATGGAGGAAGCAGCAGGCATAGCAGGACTCGATCTCATACTCAATGTCGTGCTGAACAGCAGAAAGGAGATCGTCTCGGCAGTGGCTGGCGATTACATAAAGGCGCATCGCGCTGGTGCATCGGTCGTTGACAGGATGTACCTGCGTGAGGTGAAGCCTGCGGAGATAGTCATAACATGCGCAGGAGGCAGGCCTAAGGATATCAACCTCTATCAGGCGGTGAAGGCGCTGGAGAATGCAAAGGGCGCCGCAGCTCCTGGCGGGACCATAATACTCCTGGCAGAGTGTGCTGAGGGGCTGGGCAACAGGGTCTTCGAGCGATGGGCGAGAGAATGCTCCACGCCTGAGGAGTGCGTCGAGCGCTTCGCAAGAGAGTACGAGTTTGGGGGGCACAAGGCAGCTTACATAGCAGAGCTGGCCCTCAGGAACAACCTTGTTCTGGTATCATCGATACCCAGAGACGTGGCTGAGATGTGCTTCTTCACGCCGGTGAGGACCATAGAGGAGGCGCTTGAGCTCGCGTGGAGCGCGCACGGAAGGGATGCGAGGACCGTGCTCATCCCTCACGGGGACCTCACGCTGACAAGGACGGGGTAA
- a CDS encoding AsnC family protein, whose product MIKGYVQIRISCFSDLQKRYVQISGFGSYPDRSRLREAMRSCSLGHGSRQDPDVTKKILSIFSTTGILHCYIPVYKRRSGSMPSGRYTRIEITPEAYMGLEAEAILQRKTLKRLASELILKGISPKALEFVHDAGSAGNPVSEGKISRRVRLSEDKEALEKIKQLWALDPRPSVQEIASLVNYSQTTVRNQIKRMQNSGELPP is encoded by the coding sequence ATGATTAAGGGATATGTCCAAATAAGGATCAGTTGCTTTTCCGACCTGCAGAAGCGGTACGTCCAGATCTCTGGCTTTGGCTCTTATCCAGACAGGTCCCGATTACGAGAGGCAATGCGGAGTTGTTCTCTAGGGCATGGGTCGCGACAGGATCCCGACGTCACCAAAAAGATCTTATCTATCTTTTCTACTACTGGTATTCTGCACTGTTATATTCCAGTTTACAAGAGGCGATCTGGTTCGATGCCAAGTGGTCGATATACCAGGATCGAGATAACGCCTGAGGCTTATATGGGGCTGGAGGCGGAGGCCATACTTCAAAGGAAAACACTTAAGAGGCTGGCCTCTGAGCTGATCCTCAAGGGCATCTCTCCGAAGGCACTGGAGTTTGTCCATGATGCAGGTTCGGCAGGCAACCCCGTATCCGAGGGCAAGATCTCGAGAAGAGTGCGACTTTCGGAGGACAAAGAGGCTCTGGAGAAGATAAAGCAGCTATGGGCGCTTGATCCGAGACCATCTGTACAGGAGATTGCGAGCTTGGTGAATTACTCGCAAACTACGGTCAGAAATCAGATAAAGAGGATGCAGAACAGCGGAGAGCTCCCGCCATAG
- a CDS encoding flavodoxin family protein, producing MILGISGSPRNRATEHVLSRALEMLRESGFETELFTVRGKNIGFCRHCDYCLKNKTCAIKDDMYELYPLLKNARGLIFATPVYNGGVSAQTKAVMDRCRALVAADFDFFRGKVGMAIAVGGDRIGGQEAAIYQIITFYILNGVIPVGGGSFGANLGATFWSRDTLEDVQKDEEGFRSLRKTVRRFASLLRDFEELPARRAAQR from the coding sequence ATGATCCTTGGCATATCAGGCAGCCCGCGCAACAGGGCCACGGAGCATGTCCTCTCCAGGGCGCTGGAGATGCTGAGAGAGAGTGGATTCGAGACTGAGCTATTCACAGTCAGAGGGAAAAACATAGGGTTTTGCAGGCACTGCGACTACTGCCTTAAAAACAAGACATGCGCGATAAAGGACGACATGTACGAGCTGTATCCTCTTCTTAAAAATGCAAGGGGGCTGATATTCGCAACCCCAGTTTATAACGGCGGTGTGAGCGCCCAGACCAAGGCGGTCATGGACAGATGCAGGGCGCTGGTTGCAGCGGACTTCGACTTCTTCCGGGGAAAGGTCGGCATGGCGATAGCAGTGGGTGGTGACAGGATAGGCGGCCAGGAGGCAGCGATATACCAGATCATCACATTCTACATCCTGAACGGGGTAATTCCAGTAGGTGGGGGATCATTCGGGGCGAACCTCGGCGCCACATTCTGGTCGAGGGACACTCTTGAGGATGTGCAGAAGGACGAGGAGGGGTTCAGGTCCCTCAGGAAGACCGTGCGCCGGTTTGCGTCTCTCCTGAGGGATTTCGAGGAATTACCGGCTAGACGAGCAGCACAGCGATGA
- a CDS encoding DUF1614 domain-containing protein — translation MNGRLFYVPITVLFMAVLALLAFLVVSVLFVGALQTAFLRLGFAWHDALLLLLASLVGSSINIPFREMKSEMPLTRTAYVRVFGVNYRIPIYETVYNSTTVALNVGGALIPILVSAYLLMMFSHALAYAVAATVIVTIAVHRIARPVPGLGIVTPALLPPLIAALSSLAVIIIAGGPRELEFVVAYVSGTLGTLIGADILNLNRIQGLGAPVVSIGGAGTFDGVFLTGLIAVLLV, via the coding sequence ATGAATGGCCGGTTGTTCTATGTTCCGATAACGGTCCTCTTCATGGCAGTTCTGGCACTGCTTGCATTTCTAGTCGTCTCCGTGCTGTTCGTCGGCGCGCTCCAAACAGCCTTCCTCCGGCTGGGGTTCGCGTGGCATGATGCGCTTCTTCTCCTCCTCGCCTCCCTGGTCGGAAGCAGCATCAACATTCCTTTTAGGGAGATGAAGTCGGAGATGCCCCTGACTAGGACAGCTTACGTCAGGGTTTTCGGGGTGAACTACAGGATTCCCATATATGAGACCGTTTACAACAGCACCACAGTGGCTCTGAATGTAGGTGGCGCACTGATCCCCATCCTTGTATCTGCGTATCTGCTTATGATGTTCTCTCACGCGCTGGCATATGCAGTAGCGGCCACTGTTATTGTGACGATTGCTGTGCACAGAATCGCCAGGCCTGTTCCGGGCCTGGGCATAGTGACGCCCGCTCTTCTTCCACCACTCATAGCAGCATTATCGTCACTGGCAGTGATCATAATCGCTGGAGGACCCAGAGAGCTTGAGTTTGTCGTAGCATACGTCAGTGGGACGCTGGGAACGCTCATCGGCGCCGATATCCTCAACCTCAACAGGATTCAGGGCCTCGGCGCTCCAGTGGTCTCCATTGGCGGTGCCGGGACATTCGATGGCGTTTTTCTCACGGGCCTCATCGCTGTGCTGCTCGTCTAG
- a CDS encoding 2,3-bisphosphoglycerate-dependent phosphoglycerate mutase → MYKLVLLRHGQSSYNAERRFTGWSDPDLTAQGMIEAREAGRILRRSGYTLDIAFVSMLRRAIKTLCGVLDEMDLLWIPVRKSWMLNERHYGELEGQIIDDVPDELKMYRHSFDIRPPALSEDDPRHPRFDRRYSDLESPPAGESIRDVQERLLILWTYEIAPEILSGRGVIVTTHANVIRAFMNYLEGVPTEGLMVPRGRPIVYELGEDLKPIRRYCL, encoded by the coding sequence ATGTATAAGTTAGTCCTGCTCAGACACGGCCAGAGCAGCTACAATGCTGAGAGGCGGTTCACGGGATGGTCGGATCCCGATCTCACGGCGCAGGGCATGATAGAGGCGAGAGAAGCGGGCAGGATCCTGCGAAGAAGCGGGTACACGCTTGACATTGCCTTCGTCTCCATGCTCAGGCGCGCCATAAAGACCCTATGCGGAGTCCTAGATGAGATGGATCTGCTCTGGATACCCGTCAGGAAATCCTGGATGCTGAACGAGCGGCACTACGGAGAGCTGGAGGGACAGATCATAGACGATGTTCCTGACGAGCTGAAGATGTACAGGCACAGCTTTGATATCCGGCCACCAGCCCTGTCAGAGGACGATCCGAGGCATCCGCGGTTTGACAGAAGGTACAGTGATCTGGAAAGCCCCCCGGCAGGAGAATCAATAAGAGACGTCCAGGAGCGTCTTCTGATCCTCTGGACGTATGAGATTGCTCCTGAGATACTATCCGGGAGAGGGGTCATAGTGACAACACACGCGAACGTCATTCGCGCTTTCATGAACTATCTTGAGGGCGTTCCCACGGAGGGTCTGATGGTTCCCAGGGGAAGGCCAATAGTCTACGAGCTCGGAGAAGATCTCAAGCCCATCAGGAGGTACTGTCTGTGA
- a CDS encoding glycosyltransferase gives MGHVLFSPLNWGLGHASRDIPIIRELLARGHDVTVASSGNALELLRKEFPECRFIVFEDYPVPYSSTRFFLPKFTAYLPIMMKALADERRNLAHILSRDRYDLIISDNRMGVYSKDIPSFFITHQLRFSVPFFMWPVELTTLYVNGYFHKKFTGVIVPDNPPGPNAISGKLSRSSFRVTNVRAFYSGILCSTKKMDVREDLDYLVIISGPEPQRTKLEEIMLSCITELPGEKVVLLGSPRKNSFIQLDESTRVYSYVPTDVKVELMNRARFVISRSGYTTMMEIAELGKKHGLFIPTPGQTEQEYLSRFYRKRGWFLSRSQYRLDLLRDVEMAMEYSGFPDMPKTEENVRNLYENLLAQYLE, from the coding sequence ATGGGACATGTGCTCTTCAGCCCGCTGAACTGGGGCCTTGGACATGCATCTCGCGACATTCCGATAATCAGAGAACTCCTTGCGCGTGGGCATGATGTGACTGTGGCATCGAGCGGAAATGCGCTGGAACTTTTGCGAAAGGAGTTCCCTGAGTGCAGGTTTATAGTATTCGAGGACTACCCCGTGCCGTACAGCTCGACAAGATTCTTCCTGCCCAAGTTCACCGCCTACCTTCCCATAATGATGAAGGCTCTGGCAGACGAGCGCAGAAACCTGGCACATATACTTTCAAGAGACAGATACGACCTGATAATAAGTGACAACCGCATGGGTGTTTACTCAAAAGATATACCCTCTTTCTTCATAACTCATCAGCTTCGATTCAGCGTTCCATTCTTCATGTGGCCTGTGGAGCTAACAACGCTTTATGTCAACGGATATTTCCATAAGAAGTTCACAGGCGTCATAGTTCCGGACAATCCGCCAGGGCCGAATGCCATCAGCGGAAAGCTCTCGCGCTCCAGCTTCAGGGTAACAAACGTCAGGGCATTCTACTCAGGCATTCTCTGCAGCACGAAAAAGATGGATGTGCGAGAGGATCTGGACTATCTTGTTATAATTTCGGGTCCAGAGCCGCAGAGGACCAAGCTGGAGGAGATCATGCTCTCCTGCATAACCGAGCTTCCGGGGGAGAAGGTCGTGCTCCTCGGAAGCCCGAGGAAAAACAGCTTCATACAGCTTGATGAGAGCACGCGCGTCTACTCATATGTCCCCACCGATGTGAAGGTGGAGCTCATGAACCGGGCGAGGTTCGTGATAAGCAGATCCGGATACACAACGATGATGGAGATCGCGGAGCTCGGCAAGAAACACGGCCTGTTTATTCCAACACCTGGACAGACCGAGCAGGAGTACCTTTCAAGGTTCTACAGAAAGAGGGGATGGTTCCTGTCCAGGAGCCAGTATAGGCTCGATCTTTTGAGGGATGTCGAGATGGCCATGGAGTACAGTGGTTTTCCAGATATGCCGAAGACTGAGGAGAACGTGAGGAATCTCTATGAGAACCTCCTGGCGCAGTATCTGGAGTGA